In Legionella spiritensis, the following proteins share a genomic window:
- a CDS encoding murein L,D-transpeptidase catalytic domain family protein has product MFKTLLLLLAVSRACFSESAYTFSEVRDMVRQNEFFNAVIHYVNPRPMYPISLLKPVVTINQMLHEKKAGLRKPVISKVLTALRCAKAFHMDGNGTLTIIDYSLPSSEKRLWVFDLHKKTLIFHTYVSHGITSGARLSRYFSNKYNSKASSIGVYFTEQAYYGRHGLSLRLAGLDRGFNDNASNRYVVMHGGWYVSEKFIKKYGRAGRSWGCPAVPEPLSKAIINTIKEKSFLVAYYPSDGWFTKSRFLNCDSYAKTTTAVKADEELKPTLVENQEREAILFADINKNNRREEQEPIVVMTADTYQRVFHNSAPLERMLRRRINDLEYIALSKGEFNNMIANSANPNNGGQANLDAIYFVIPVVKMQRGYYATEMHIVPMGKILEVKPRTNSADTPEPVTSYTVRFDAKPAVQLKLTDRFIRWLGL; this is encoded by the coding sequence ATGTTTAAAACACTGCTATTACTACTAGCAGTTTCAAGAGCATGTTTTTCCGAGTCCGCCTACACCTTTTCAGAAGTCAGGGATATGGTGCGTCAGAACGAGTTTTTTAATGCCGTGATTCATTACGTCAATCCCCGGCCCATGTATCCCATCTCCCTGTTAAAACCTGTCGTGACCATCAATCAAATGCTGCATGAAAAAAAAGCCGGGTTAAGAAAACCGGTGATCAGCAAGGTATTAACCGCTTTACGTTGTGCCAAAGCGTTTCATATGGATGGCAATGGTACGTTGACTATTATTGATTATTCCCTGCCCTCCAGCGAAAAACGTCTGTGGGTATTTGATTTGCATAAAAAAACGCTGATTTTCCACACTTACGTATCGCACGGCATTACCTCCGGGGCACGGCTATCCAGATACTTTTCCAATAAATACAACAGCAAGGCCAGCAGCATCGGGGTTTATTTTACGGAGCAGGCCTATTATGGCCGTCATGGCTTGTCCTTAAGGCTGGCGGGACTGGATCGAGGTTTTAACGATAACGCCTCCAATCGTTATGTTGTGATGCACGGCGGCTGGTATGTTAGTGAAAAATTCATCAAAAAATACGGCCGCGCGGGACGAAGCTGGGGATGTCCCGCCGTACCCGAACCTCTGAGCAAAGCGATCATCAACACCATCAAGGAAAAGTCTTTTTTGGTCGCCTATTATCCCAGTGACGGCTGGTTTACAAAATCGCGGTTCTTAAATTGCGATTCGTATGCGAAAACAACAACCGCGGTCAAAGCCGATGAGGAATTAAAACCGACTCTGGTTGAAAACCAGGAACGCGAAGCCATACTTTTTGCGGACATCAATAAAAACAACCGCCGCGAGGAACAGGAACCCATCGTCGTCATGACCGCCGATACCTACCAGCGCGTATTTCACAACAGCGCGCCGCTCGAGCGCATGCTGCGCCGCCGTATCAATGATCTCGAATACATTGCCTTAAGCAAGGGCGAATTTAATAATATGATAGCCAATTCCGCCAACCCGAATAATGGCGGACAGGCTAATCTCGACGCCATCTATTTTGTTATCCCTGTTGTCAAAATGCAGCGCGGTTATTATGCCACTGAAATGCACATCGTGCCCATGGGGAAAATACTGGAGGTAAAACCCCGGACGAATTCTGCCGACACCCCGGAACCCGTCACAAGCTACACCGTGCGGTTTGATGCCAAACCGGCGGTTCAATTGAAGCTTACCGATCGTTTCATTCGCTGGCTGGGACTTTAG
- a CDS encoding glutamine synthetase family protein: MLNPREIVTKDDARRIVEERNLSHVKIGIFDMDGVMLGKYMSRNKFFSALDNGFAFCDVILGWDSKDRLYDNSQYTGWHTGYPDTAVRILPNTCRELVFEDNQLLFMAEFSDKAEALCPRGVLRRTIEKAAAMGFTPYAALEYEFFLFDETPDSIRDKGFRNLKPITPDFFGYSIIRNTVHADLYHQILNMGERMDFPIEGLHAETGPGVIEAAITVDHAEAAADKAALFKTFMKILAQRNNLMATFMAKWSPHYPGQSGHIHLSLRHAKRGESAFYDASQTHNISKIQRHFLAGQQRLMPELLAMVSPTVNSYTRLIPGFWAPTDATWGVENRTTALRLIPGSDKSQRIEYRLGSADANPYLALAAALASGLYGIEQEWEPLEPVKGNAYAQPHPEELALPHTLWEAAQRLRQSQAARSLFGDPFIEHFAASREWEEREFRGHITDWELDRYFEII, translated from the coding sequence ATGCTCAATCCACGCGAAATCGTTACAAAGGACGATGCCAGACGCATTGTTGAAGAACGCAACCTCTCTCATGTCAAAATCGGAATTTTCGATATGGACGGCGTCATGCTTGGCAAGTACATGAGCCGCAACAAATTCTTTTCTGCCCTGGATAATGGCTTTGCCTTCTGCGACGTCATTTTAGGCTGGGATTCCAAAGACAGACTATACGACAACAGCCAGTACACCGGATGGCACACAGGTTATCCGGATACCGCCGTTCGAATTCTGCCGAACACCTGCCGGGAACTGGTTTTTGAAGACAATCAATTGTTGTTCATGGCGGAATTTTCCGATAAGGCGGAAGCGTTATGCCCTCGCGGCGTACTGCGCCGGACCATTGAAAAAGCAGCCGCGATGGGGTTTACTCCCTATGCTGCTTTGGAATATGAGTTCTTTCTGTTTGATGAAACGCCAGACAGCATACGGGACAAGGGATTTCGCAATTTAAAACCCATCACTCCGGATTTTTTCGGTTATTCCATCATCCGTAATACCGTGCATGCGGATTTATATCATCAAATTCTGAATATGGGCGAACGCATGGATTTTCCCATTGAGGGTCTGCATGCGGAAACGGGGCCTGGCGTCATTGAAGCGGCCATCACGGTGGATCATGCCGAAGCGGCCGCAGACAAGGCGGCTTTATTCAAGACGTTTATGAAAATTCTGGCACAACGTAATAACCTGATGGCGACCTTCATGGCCAAATGGTCGCCCCACTATCCCGGGCAAAGCGGACACATCCATCTTTCCCTTCGTCATGCAAAGCGTGGGGAGTCCGCCTTTTACGACGCCTCCCAAACTCATAATATCAGTAAGATCCAGCGCCATTTTCTGGCCGGACAACAACGGCTCATGCCGGAACTACTGGCAATGGTCTCCCCGACGGTGAACAGCTACACGCGCCTGATTCCGGGCTTCTGGGCACCAACGGATGCAACCTGGGGCGTAGAAAATCGTACGACGGCCTTGCGGCTCATTCCGGGCAGCGACAAATCGCAACGCATTGAATATCGGCTTGGTTCCGCAGACGCGAACCCATATCTGGCTCTGGCCGCCGCTCTGGCTTCAGGATTGTACGGCATTGAGCAGGAGTGGGAACCCCTGGAGCCGGTAAAAGGCAACGCGTATGCACAGCCGCACCCGGAGGAACTGGCTTTACCCCACACGTTGTGGGAAGCGGCGCAACGGCTGAGGCAATCACAAGCCGCCCGCTCCTTGTTCGGCGACCCGTTCATAGAGCATTTTGCCGCTTCCCGGGAATGGGAGGAACGGGAATTCAGGGGGCATATCACCGATTGGGAACTCGATCGCTATTTTGAAATCATTTGA
- a CDS encoding aldehyde dehydrogenase family protein codes for MNDTFKVYSPIDNSVYLERDFASQSEIQAALTKARDAQKNWRSMPLFEREALCTAAIDTLVAHSDAIANEICWQMGRPIQYAAGEINGLEERARYMIAAARTALSPINLPEKQGFVRYIRREPLGIVLVIAPWNYPYLTAVNAIIPALMAGNVVILKHSAQTPLVAERFAEVFKQAGLPKGVFQYLHLTHEDTEKIIQSPVVNHVAFTGSVSGGRMVECMAAGRFITLGLELGGKDPAYVREDADIGYAAATVVDGAFFNSGQSCCGIERVYVHQNVYDSFIDQAVGIARQYKLGRPDDPETTLGPLIRASAADFVRGQINEALTMGASAHINSQDFPMDKPGSAYMAPQILTEVSHLMRVMTEESFGPVVGIMKVSDDDEAITLMNDSEYGLTAAVFTRDIEAGTRIGEQVDTGTFFINRCDYLDPALVWTGVKHSGYGSSLSSLGYESLTRPKSFHLKTII; via the coding sequence ATGAACGACACATTCAAAGTCTATTCACCCATTGATAATTCCGTTTACCTGGAGCGTGATTTTGCCAGTCAGAGCGAGATTCAGGCGGCGTTGACAAAAGCCCGGGACGCACAAAAAAACTGGCGGTCCATGCCATTGTTCGAACGAGAAGCCTTATGTACGGCGGCCATTGACACACTCGTCGCTCATTCCGATGCCATCGCCAATGAAATTTGCTGGCAAATGGGACGTCCCATCCAGTACGCCGCCGGGGAAATAAACGGTCTGGAAGAACGCGCCCGTTATATGATTGCCGCAGCCCGTACCGCTCTCTCCCCCATTAATCTGCCGGAAAAACAGGGATTTGTTCGTTATATCAGGCGGGAACCTTTAGGCATTGTTCTGGTCATAGCACCCTGGAATTATCCTTATCTGACTGCGGTAAACGCCATTATCCCCGCTTTAATGGCCGGCAATGTCGTCATATTAAAACATTCCGCACAAACCCCGCTGGTCGCTGAACGCTTTGCCGAGGTTTTCAAGCAAGCCGGATTACCTAAAGGCGTTTTTCAATATCTGCATTTAACCCATGAGGATACGGAAAAAATCATTCAATCGCCGGTCGTGAACCACGTGGCTTTCACCGGATCCGTATCCGGAGGACGAATGGTTGAGTGTATGGCCGCCGGACGTTTCATCACGCTCGGGCTGGAACTGGGCGGCAAAGATCCTGCCTACGTCCGGGAAGACGCGGATATCGGGTATGCGGCGGCAACCGTTGTCGACGGCGCTTTTTTTAATTCCGGCCAATCCTGTTGCGGCATAGAACGCGTTTACGTGCATCAAAACGTTTATGATTCGTTCATCGATCAAGCAGTAGGGATCGCCAGACAATACAAACTTGGCCGCCCCGATGATCCTGAAACGACCCTGGGGCCCCTTATTCGCGCGTCAGCGGCAGATTTTGTTCGCGGTCAAATTAACGAAGCCCTGACCATGGGGGCGTCGGCTCATATTAACAGCCAGGATTTTCCCATGGATAAACCCGGATCCGCCTACATGGCTCCCCAGATCCTGACGGAAGTCAGTCACCTCATGCGGGTCATGACGGAAGAATCGTTCGGGCCTGTGGTCGGTATTATGAAAGTATCCGATGACGACGAAGCCATCACCCTTATGAATGACAGCGAATACGGACTCACGGCGGCCGTGTTCACCCGTGATATTGAAGCAGGCACCCGAATCGGCGAACAAGTCGATACCGGCACGTTTTTTATCAATCGCTGTGATTACCTTGATCCGGCACTGGTCTGGACCGGGGTCAAGCATTCCGGTTACGGTTCAAGTTTGTCCTCACTGGGCTACGAATCGCTGACTCGCCCCAAATCCTTTCACTTAAAAACGATCATCTAA